The following is a genomic window from Deltaproteobacteria bacterium.
GCCGGTCTCTATCTGGCGGAGCACCATCGCACGCACGACGTCGAGATCAGCACCGAGCACCACCGCTCCAAGGCGTATACCGAGAAGTCTTACCTCTACACCCACGCGCAGCAGATCTACCTGCTCGATGCCGCGGGCCGCGTGCGTGGCCTCTATTTCTCCGGGTCTCCGCTTGCCGAGATGGAGAGCGCCGTGCGCTCGCTACTCACGGAGCAGGCTTCGGGCGCGTCCGACGATCTGGGATCCAAGAGCGATTCGGGAGAGGAGGCGTCCCCCGCCGACCCTCGACACTCACATCACGGGCGGGGCATTGAGGAGAACGACAGATGAGACGAGTCACGTACGTGTTCCTGGCCGTGGCGGTCGGCATCTGCGCGACCACTGCGCAGGCCGACAAGCCCTCGAAGGCGAAGGGGCTGCCGCGCGTGAAGCAGGAGCTGGTGGCACCGCCGATGGTGCCGAAGCACTCCATCAAGGCCGAGGGCGGTCCGAAGATCGTCGAGGTCCGCATGGAGGTCGAAGAGCTCAAGATCGTGATCGACCCCGAAGGGACGACGGTCCAGGCGATGACCTTCAACGGCACCGTCCCGGGGCCGCTGATCGTCGTCCACGAGGGTGACTACGTGGAGCTCACTCTGGTCAATCGCTCGAGGAAGGCGCCCGGCGTGGAGAATCCCGAGTACTGGACCGGCTTCTCCGGCAACGTGATGAGCCACAAGATCGACTTCCACGCCGCCACTGGAGCTCTCGGCGGAGCCGGCCTAACGCTAATCGCGCCGGGCCAGGAGGCAGTGCTGCGCTTCAAGGCGACCCGGCCAGGTGTCTTCGTCTACCACTGCGCGCCGGGCGGGGCGATGATTCCCTACCACGTCGTTGCCGGCATGAACGGCGCGATCATGGTGCTGCCGCGGAACGGCCTGAAGGACGGCAAGGGGAACCCCCTCAGCTACGACAAGGCCTATTACATCGGCGAGCAGGACTTCTACGTGCCCAAGGGTTCGGACGGAAAGTACAAGAGCTACGACTCACCGCTCACGGCGATGCCCGACATGCTCGAGACGATGCTCACCAACAATCCGAGCCACGTGGTGTTCAACGGTGCCGTCGGCGCGCTCACCGGCGATCACTCGCTGAAGTCGAAGGTCGGCGAGACGGTCATGTTCATCCACTCGCAGGCGAACCGCGACACGCGCCCGCACCTGATCGGTGGCCACGGCAGCTACGTCTGGGCTACCGGCTCCTTCAACGATCCTCCGGACACGAACCAGGAGACCTGGTTCATCCCCGGCGGGACCGCGGGCGCCGCCATCTATACCTTCGAGCAGCCGGGCCTGTACGTGTACCTCAACCACAACCTGATCGACGCGGTGCTGAAGGGAGCCGCCGCGCACGTGAAGGTCGAGGGTGAGTGGAACAACGACCTGATGGAGCAGGTCAAGGCTCCGGGTCCGATCGAGACCAAGTGAGCGACGCGACGCGCTCAACCGAGCGCGTCGCGATTCGCCTCCCACCAAGCATCGAGCTCGGGCAGGAAGTAGCGCAGCCGGACCTTCTTGTACTCCTCGACGCTGAACAGAACCGTGTAGTCGGAGATCGCGACCTCGTTCGCGAGTCGCGAAGCGATCGCCAGGCAGGCCTCGCGCGTCTGTGCGTGAAGCATGCTGTACAGCGTGTAGGGAAAGCCCGGGATCGCGTTTCGCGCGTAGCAGTGACTCACCTCGGGCGCTGCGGCCAGCGCCCTCCCGATCCGCTGCAGGTCGGGGTCGGCGACGTTCCAAACCGCCATTCCGTTCGCGCGCACGCCCGCCTTGCGGTGCCGCAGCGTGCCGACGTAGCGGCGGATCGCGCCGCCGAGATGCGAGCGCGCGAAGTCCAGCAGCTCCCCGGTCGAGCAGCCGCAGGCGCGCGCGAGCTCGTCGAAGGGGCGACTCTCGAGCGGAAGCGGCGTCTGGAGCGCGCGGAAGATCCCCTGCTCGCGCTTGCCGGGTCGGAAGGCTGCGACCGCGGCGATCTCCTGCGCGTCGGTCTGGTTGGTCCCGCTCTCGAGGTCGAAGTTCACGCCGATCTTGAACGTCGCCGTGCGCCGCAGCGCGTGGAAGGCGTCGACCCCGGCCGCTGCTGCGAGCGCCCGCAGCGTCGCGTCGAGCCCCATCTGCTCGGGAACGGCGATCGTGAACCAGAGGTTGTAGGCGTGCTCGCGCAGGTAGTTGTGCGTGACCGTGGGGTGTGCGCTCACGACCTCGACCACGCGCGCGAGGTCGGCCGGCGGCACGGCACACGCCACGAGCGCGCTGTCGTAGCCGAGCGCGCTGCCCTCGAGCACCGCCGAGATCTCGCGCAGCAGCCCAGATTCCCGGAGCGCGCGGAGCTCGGCGAGCACCTCGTCCTCGTGGAATCCCAGGTCGGCGGCGATCGCGGCGAACGTCTCTTCGATGAACGGCACCTCGTGCTGCACGCGACGCAGTAGCCGATTCCGGTCTGCCTCCGAAAGTCCCATTCCTAGAGTCCGATCCGGAACGCGCGCCAGACGCCGAAGATCCCCGACGGCGAGGCGAGCTCCTCGACGTCCTCGATCTGGTGCGTGGTCGCGTTCACGAGCAAGAGTTTGTTGTCGCGGTTCGCCGTGACCAACACGTGCGATCCGCGTGGCGTGAAGTCCATGTGGTAGATGCGTCCTCCCAGTCGAATCGTGTCCTTGATCGCGAGTGACTCGACGTCGATCACCTGCACGAACGCGTCGTCCTCCTCGCCCGAGAAGCTGACCCAGATCTCGCGCTCCGTCGGCGAACGCACCGCGTAGACCGGGTGCCCGCGCACGGGGAGCGAGCTCCGGAACGCGAGCGTCGCTCGGTCGAGCACGGCGAGTCGCTTCTCGCCGACGAGCGGGACGAAGACGCGATCCCCGGCCACCGCCCAGGAGGCCATGTGCGGCAGTTTCGCGGGCGCGCCGCGCGCGAAGCTCGGATCACCGAAGTCGACCACCCGCACACCGGCCTCGGGATGCGCGAGGTCGAGCACCGAGACCTTCGGCGACTCGAGGTGCCCGACCAGGTAGTGCCGTCCGTCGGGCGTGATCATCGCGTCGTAGGGCATCGCCTGGGGCGTCGGGATGCGGCGCTCGATCGGGAAGTCCGGCTTGGACGCGTCGACCACCCAGATCTCCCCGGCCTCGATCAGAACGCAGACGAAGCGGTTGCCGGGAGCGTCCACCACGCCGGTGACCCGGCTCTCGAGCGTCTGGCCGTCGCGCACGTACTTCGCCGGGTGCTTTGCGAGCACCTTCAGGTCGCGTGCGTCGAGTATGGTGAGCCCGCCGGGCACGTACTCGGCGACGGCGAGGAATCGCCCATCCTGGCTGATCGCGTTGTCGATCGAGTTCTGCGAGGTCAGGACCTCGCCGGCAGCGGCGACCTTCTCGAGGTCGATCCGCGTCACCTTTCCGCCTCGCGTCGCGAGGAATCCTGAGCGCAGATCCGGAGTGAACGTCATGGTCGCGTGACTGAGGTCGCCGAGCCCCTCGATGCGGCCGGGCAGGAGCGCGCGCTGGTCCAGGTCGTAGACGGCGAGTCGCCCCGAGGCCCGCTCGACCACGAACACGCGCGAACCGACGCCGGACGCGTGCGCGATCGCCACGCCTGCGACGAGCGCGAGCGCAGCCGCGGCGAGCCCGCGCGCCAACCGCCTCAATTTCGCGCCGCCCGGACGCTCGCCTCCGCGACGCCGATCTCGTGGTCCTCGAGCACGCAGGCGGGGTCCGGCGCCCAGATGTCGCCGTCGCGCGCGAGCGCGCGCTCCCGGTGCGAGCCGCGACACAAAGAGCGGTAGCTGCACGCCCCGCAGCGGCCCTTCAGGTGCGCGAGTCGGTCGCGGAGCTGCTCCCGGAGTGGATGCTTCAGGATCTCCGCGAACGGCGTCGTCCGCACGTCGCCGAGAACTGCCGCGCGCCAGAACTGGTCGGGGTGCACGCGCCCGCGGTGGTCCACCGACAGGATGCGCTCGCCGGCGGAGTTCCCGCCGCGCTCGAGCAGGAGCTTCGCTACCGGCGCGGCGGATTCGGAGCCGTAGCGCGTCTCGATCCAGCGCAGCAGGAACGGCCCGTCGGAGTCGTTCGACCCGGTCACCACGCGCGTGGCGACGCCGCGATCGAGCCAGCGCTCCGCGGTCTCGAACAGACCCAGAAGCAGCGATCGCGCCTCGGAGCGATCGAGGTCGTCGGACACGAGCTTCGCGCCGCGGCCCGAGTCGACCAGGTGCGAGACGTAGAAGCGATCCGCGCCGCACTCGAGCGCGACCTCGGCCACGCCGTCGAGCTGATCGGCATTGCGCCGCGTGAGCGTCATGCGCACCCCCGTGCGCATCCCCGCGCCGCGTGCGAAGCCGAGCCCGCGGACGGCGCGATCGAAGCCACCGGGAAGCCCGCGGTACGAATCGTTCCAGCTTCCGAGTCCGTCGAGGCTCACGCCCACGTACCCGACGCCGCCGTCGGCGAGGCGCCGCGCGATCGGCTCGTCGATCAGCACGCCATTGGTCGAGAGCTGCGGCGCGAGACCGACCTCGCGCGCGCGAGACAGAAGCGTGAAGAGGTCCGGACGCAGCAGCGGCTCGCCGCCGCTCAGGATCAACACGCGCACTCCGGCGCGGGCCATCTGCTCGATCAGCTTCAGTCCCTCGTCCGTGTCCAGGTCGTGCGGCGACGGCTGCGACGTCGCCGCGGCGTAGCAGTGCGGGCAGCTCATGTTGCAGTGGATTCCGACGTTCCAGACCACCACGAACGGCGCGTCCCCGGCGGGCGCGAAGCGCGCGGGCGCGCGCGCTCCGACGTCCGCCCCCGAGACGGAGCGGCGCGCAACCTCGAGCAGATCGCTGACGGGGAGCATCTCGCTAGACTAACCTACATGCCCGCACCGCTCACGCTTCGAATCCGGTTGCTCGTCCTCTCACTCCTGGCCGCCGCCCCAGCGCTCGCCTCCGAAACGCCCGACGCCGCGGCCGCCTACCAGGAGCGCTGCGCGTCTTGTCACGGCGAGCGCCGCTACGGCGGCTATGCGCCGCCACTCCTTCCCGACCTGCTCGCGCGAAGGGACGACGAGGCCCTGGCCGCGCTGATCCGCGACGGGCTCCCCGCGACCCAGATGCCGGCGTTCCGGGACGTGCTGGACGACGCGACCACCAAAGGCCTGGTCGCGCTGCTGCGAACGCCGGTCGGGCCGATCACTTGGGGAAGGGACGAAATCGCGCAGAGTCGCGTCGAGATTCCCGCGGGCGTGGACCGG
Proteins encoded in this region:
- the nirK gene encoding nitrite reductase, copper-containing — translated: MRRVTYVFLAVAVGICATTAQADKPSKAKGLPRVKQELVAPPMVPKHSIKAEGGPKIVEVRMEVEELKIVIDPEGTTVQAMTFNGTVPGPLIVVHEGDYVELTLVNRSRKAPGVENPEYWTGFSGNVMSHKIDFHAATGALGGAGLTLIAPGQEAVLRFKATRPGVFVYHCAPGGAMIPYHVVAGMNGAIMVLPRNGLKDGKGNPLSYDKAYYIGEQDFYVPKGSDGKYKSYDSPLTAMPDMLETMLTNNPSHVVFNGAVGALTGDHSLKSKVGETVMFIHSQANRDTRPHLIGGHGSYVWATGSFNDPPDTNQETWFIPGGTAGAAIYTFEQPGLYVYLNHNLIDAVLKGAAAHVKVEGEWNNDLMEQVKAPGPIETK
- a CDS encoding Lrp/AsnC family transcriptional regulator, with product MQHEVPFIEETFAAIAADLGFHEDEVLAELRALRESGLLREISAVLEGSALGYDSALVACAVPPADLARVVEVVSAHPTVTHNYLREHAYNLWFTIAVPEQMGLDATLRALAAAAGVDAFHALRRTATFKIGVNFDLESGTNQTDAQEIAAVAAFRPGKREQGIFRALQTPLPLESRPFDELARACGCSTGELLDFARSHLGGAIRRYVGTLRHRKAGVRANGMAVWNVADPDLQRIGRALAAAPEVSHCYARNAIPGFPYTLYSMLHAQTREACLAIASRLANEVAISDYTVLFSVEEYKKVRLRYFLPELDAWWEANRDALG
- a CDS encoding protein nirF, giving the protein MRGVQLPLFVSRLAPGARARARRRHLGAGPRLRARGPRDRRRGGERPGGAKLRRLARGLAAAALALVAGVAIAHASGVGSRVFVVERASGRLAVYDLDQRALLPGRIEGLGDLSHATMTFTPDLRSGFLATRGGKVTRIDLEKVAAAGEVLTSQNSIDNAISQDGRFLAVAEYVPGGLTILDARDLKVLAKHPAKYVRDGQTLESRVTGVVDAPGNRFVCVLIEAGEIWVVDASKPDFPIERRIPTPQAMPYDAMITPDGRHYLVGHLESPKVSVLDLAHPEAGVRVVDFGDPSFARGAPAKLPHMASWAVAGDRVFVPLVGEKRLAVLDRATLAFRSSLPVRGHPVYAVRSPTEREIWVSFSGEEDDAFVQVIDVESLAIKDTIRLGGRIYHMDFTPRGSHVLVTANRDNKLLLVNATTHQIEDVEELASPSGIFGVWRAFRIGL
- a CDS encoding radical SAM protein; translation: MLPVSDLLEVARRSVSGADVGARAPARFAPAGDAPFVVVWNVGIHCNMSCPHCYAAATSQPSPHDLDTDEGLKLIEQMARAGVRVLILSGGEPLLRPDLFTLLSRAREVGLAPQLSTNGVLIDEPIARRLADGGVGYVGVSLDGLGSWNDSYRGLPGGFDRAVRGLGFARGAGMRTGVRMTLTRRNADQLDGVAEVALECGADRFYVSHLVDSGRGAKLVSDDLDRSEARSLLLGLFETAERWLDRGVATRVVTGSNDSDGPFLLRWIETRYGSESAAPVAKLLLERGGNSAGERILSVDHRGRVHPDQFWRAAVLGDVRTTPFAEILKHPLREQLRDRLAHLKGRCGACSYRSLCRGSHRERALARDGDIWAPDPACVLEDHEIGVAEASVRAARN